Within the Sarcophilus harrisii chromosome 2, mSarHar1.11, whole genome shotgun sequence genome, the region TTACTGAAAgtttacaagattttttttcttttaatcaagcAAATTTCAGGGTTGGGCTAGAGGAAGTAGGGATGCCCCACACTAATCTTTTGGTTTCTTGATAATTGCCAATAGCAATACAGATGGTAAACAGGGGCAAGAGttttccatccttttttccttaattttgttttctgtacCTATAAAAGTACACAAAATTGCCTCAGATTCTTCAAACTCAATGGGGTTTTGTCCAATTATCCAGGAAGTCAGTCCTTCCCTTTCACAGCATACACATAAGTATTCCATGGCCCACAGATCACAGCTTCCACATGGAGCAGATTATCTGTGAAATAATCTACCCGTTGGGGCTGATCCAAACTGGCAGTATTCTTGTGACCAAGTTGGCCATATTTACCTGgaagtaaatacaaaaacaaatgtccTCTGCCATTCACTCTCACCAACCTCACAATCTGGAAATAACTCATCTTTCCCTGATCACCACTCCTACTTCCCAAGTCCCTTAACAAAAGGAGTTAATTCAGGTTGCCATCATCAGCCCTGGAATACCAATGGTAACTGGAAAATGTAAAAACCCTGGCACACCAAGTACTACTTCAAAAAGCTGGGAAAAGCCAAAGGGTTccaagtctcatttctaaaagggTCACCTCTCTAAGCCTTTCTCTAATGCCCCTTGTAGACAACACACAGAAGGGCCTACTGGTACAGTCCTCAGGGCCAGAAAATTTAGTTGTGGACTTCCTAAAACCCCCTCCTTAGTCTTGGGCCCTTCACCTTTGTAACTGTGATCATGAACTCTGCCGATACTTCTTCCCCTGGCTTTCCTGCAGTTAAGATTACTTACCCCAGCCCCAAGTGTAGAGTTCACCATCTCCTACAATTGAAACAAAAGTGAGGCAATCACCATGCCTTTCACAAGGGCATTTAGCAATCAGCCAACAGTTTAACCCTCTTGGAAGACCCTAAAGAGGTTCTCTAGGATATCCAGAAGCTTCTCACAGTGAATAGAAGAGGTGTAGAGTTGtgttggtggtttttttttttgtttttttgtttgtttttttttggtgtggTGGAAAATTGACTCAGTCCTATCAGAAGTTCTTAGCCTTACTGGTAGCCTCTAATCTTCCATTTACCCTCCCAGCCAGAGGCTGATGAAGCTAGCTAGTGCCACAGTCACCAAGTAATCTCAGGCCCAGCCTTACTTACGAGTCACCACAGCCGTATGTCGGGATCCACAGCTGGCCTTGATGACCTCTGAGCCACTGGGAAGATCTAGTAAGGCTGGGAAAGGCTGTATTGCTATGAACTGAGCAAGGTCTCCATCCCCATCTGTGGCTGGTTTCTTTGCTTCAGGACTGCACGAGGAGAGCCCAGAAGCTCAGGGACAAAGAAGCAATTCTGTTTACTGAGAAAATCAACAGCAAAAGCTGGCATAGTATCTGAAATGGACTCATAAAGGGACTGGGTGGATTTTGTGGTAAGAAGATGGCTAGGAATGCTATAATTTAAGTGGGCATTTTGTGGGACCagaatgaaagaaatgagaggggCCAAATAAAATGTAATTCCTTACCACCAGCcactgtcttctctctttctgctATGGTTCTGGAAGGCAATGCAAGTTGCCCAGATTCATTCCAGCCCCAGATATAGAGATCACCggcctctgggggggggggggggggggggggagaagagttTTTTATAGTTAGCACTTATAGAAAGCAGATGGAACTACATACTTCTCAGCAGGGTGATGGACTTAAAACTGGTCAACACTCAAGTATTTGTAAGATTTAACTATGTGCCAGCTACAAgttctaaggatacaaagaaaagcaaaaatactattaaccctgtcttcaaggaactccAATTCTATTGGAGAAGACCACAATGCAAACAGCCTTGTACATACACAATCTATTTGGTGTAAACGAGAGACAGttatcagagggaaggcattagcagcAGCCAATGGACCAGAAAAGGCTTTCTAAAAAGTAGGATTTGGGCTGAATCATCACAGAAGTCAGGAGGTGGAAGTGAGAAGGGATAGCATTCCAGGTATGGCAGATAGCTAATGATAAAGAACTgcgctgagagatggagtgtctgaGAAACAACCAGTAAGCCAATGCAGTTGGAtcttagaataaaatgaaagggtaGAAAAGTATAAGAGGTGAGAAAGGTGCTAAGGTGAGAAAGATGGTGAAGgatttttgaatgccaaacagcaCTTGATACTTGATTCTAGAGATGAGGGGTATCACGGCTACACCAGCAATTTAGGACAAATCATCTTGGCAGCTAAGTAAAGGCTAGATAGGAGTGGGGTGGGACCTAAGGCAAGGAGACAAAGTAGAAAGCTATTGCAGTAGTGCAGGTGTGAGATGATGAGAGCTTGGGAGGGGACAGGACTATATATGCTGCAAAGGTAGAAATAAGATTTGACAGTGAAACAAATATACTGAATGTGACAACTAGATCAaacctctgaatggattttggagtgacagaacccacaaatattaggagtataaaaattttccagcttaagatttCTTGGATGGACTTCCAGAAAAGTCTGTCTCACTGGGTAGGTGGGCACATGGCCCAGCACTGATAATGTAGCAGGGTtagtcaaaatacagcagcaCTGGCTACTCTGGCCTGGTTTAGAAGGCTGTGGATCAGCAGACCAGCTGCCAGACCTTCAAggcaactacagaaggcaaattgtaaTAGAAGGGACTTGGCCAGGCCTACCCAGCACAGTATGAAAGTCTGCAGCACTACCGACCCCAGGGCAGTCTCTAAGGACCCCTGTctctctgcagaggaagctcaGAATAATCTCTCCTTTACTCTAGGAGCagatttcaacatttaaaaatgaacaaaaaagcaaaaaaagctcTGACCTAGAGACCTACTATGGaggagggaaaatcagaacacaaatCCAGAAGAGAACAGCAAATGCAAAATGCCTTCAAGTGAAACATCTAAGGGGAATATGAATTGTTCTTCAGCTAAAAAGGTTCTcttagaagagttcaaaaaggatcttaaaagagagagaggaaaaaaaactggaaaaagaaatgagagctatgcaggaaagatataaaaatttgggagaaaaaagCCAACAgtctagaaaaggaaacacataaattaactgaagaaaacaactccttaaaaaataaatttggtgaaatgggaaaaaaccaactctttaaaaaatagaattagaaatgaaatgaaatgaaatgaaaaaaaaaaaaatccactgaaccaAACTCCTTTAAcaataaaattggccaaatgcaaagggaggttaaaaaaaaaaaaaaaaaaaaaaaaaagctaactttAGAAAATAGTTGACTAAAAAGTAGATttggacaaatggaagtaaatgactcaaggagacatcaagaatcagtcaaacaaaatttttaaaaaagaaaaaaaacagctcTAGGAGACAATCTAAGAAGTATTGGTCTctctgaaagtcatgatgaaaaaaagagcctgcacAACATCTTTtgagaaatcatcaaggaaaacttgaTGAATCAGCAATGAAAAAATACACTGATCACCTCatgaaagagaccacaaaatgaaaaatttaagaaacatagtaactaaatttcagaattatcagatcaaggagaaaatactgcaagcaaccagagacaaacaattcaaatgtcaagGAGCCATGATTAGGATTACCCAAAATCTAGTAGCTTCTGCATTCAaagatcagagggcttggaatatgatattgtagaaggcaaaggagtttgGACTATAATCAAGTATCAACTACCCAGTAagattgagcattatctttcgggggaaaaaaatggaaattgggaattttcaatcatttctgatgaaaagaccagagctgaacagaaaatttgatctccaaatacagaactcaaagaAGTATAACaaaggaaacagaaggaaaaaacccactgttttgttttaaagattaaaatgtttacattcacaTATGGGATGATGCTAGTGTAACTGTTGGGAACTGCAACTTTGTCAGGAAGGGGTTATACTTAGAAGTATAGTTAGAAGGGGTATACTTAGAAGGTATAGGTATAAAATGACTGTAATGTgattatataaaaaggaaattggggatgagaatgggagaagaggaaagaggaggaaaatggatAGAAGTTGCGTCACATGAAGAACCACAAAAGAtcacagttgagggaaagaagagagggggatgaccATTGTTGGAAGCGACTGTGACACATGAGTTGGTTTTGTGTCTCCCTGAGTGGCCAAAGACTTGGACGAAGATATAGATAAGGATGGGAGATGAATCCCAATAGATGGGGAGACTGGAAAGAATTGCAGCCTGCAGGTTGGATGATGGAGCCTCCTCCTCTATGCTGGGACTATTAAGCCATTCAGCTCCTGAAGTACTAAGTGGGTCCTAAGTGTGGCCTCCGCCACAACTCAGTATCTTTGTTTCCCCCACAGTGGGCTCCATGTGATAGctacttaataaaaacttaacTGATCATCAGACCCTGTCCAAGGGCTTTCTGCTTATTATCCCCCAAGGAAATCTCTaactggggggagggaaggagcccAAGTTACCAAGGAACAAGGAGAGGGACTCACCACTCACGCAGAGGGAATGCCATCCGCCAGCTGCAACTTGGGCCATGGCTAGCCCCAGAAGTGCCTCCACTGGTCGGGGCACCAGCTCTGCCTCCAGGGCCCCGTGGCCCAGCTGTCCGAGTCTGAGCAAAGAAAGACGGATGGGCACTGGGGTTACCGAGCTCTCTGCCTGGGGCCGCCCACTGCAGGCTCAGGGCTCCCACCCACTTACCTGCCTGTGCCCCACGTATACACCTGCCCCATTCCACCCAGCAGCAGGGCATGCTCTGCCCCCAACACCAGCTGGCGGGCCTTCAGATCAGGACACAGGGGCTGGGAGAAAGGCTGCATGGGGCGCACGTACCACCCAGGCTCAGGAGCGAGGGGTAGCAGAGCAGGATTCGGGGGGTCTCCCCGCTGCAGGATCTGTCGCGTCCACAGGGGTGTGCCTCGTAGCTCAGGGGCTGCAGCCCAGGCCTGCATCTCTGCTGGGCTTCCTTCTGTCTCCGTGCGCAGCACAAGCAGGTGCTGCTCCGAGGCCAACAGGTCCCTGCAACCCGGGAGCTGGCCATTCACAGAGCCGGACAGCACCAGGCGCCCGTCTCCTGGAGAGGGAGAAACCTTGGTGTCGGGGCTCGTGCATACCCACGTATGGGGGCTGTACAAAGGAAGATCAGAGCTCTCCAGGCAGAGAAACCGTGACACGCACGGGGCTGTGGTCCCCCCTGAGCCATCCATTTTCTTCTAGAACCTGAACTTTAACTGGCACTACCCTGCCTCACATCTGTTCCTCACCTGTTCATCCAGACATAAAACCCAaaagtaattattatttcatgattTGCTAGATGAGCAAAACCCACCTTTGTAGCATCAGACAATCTAgcgtttttaaaaggaaattatttccCGCCCAATTTTTGTATGGAAGTTCACGGGATATCTCAGAGCCTTCCAGGCGTTCTTCTAGCTAACAAAACGGGGTCAGGCAGTATTACGCCCAGCAGGAGGCGCGTCAGCCCCAGAGCTTCCCCGGGACGGAGGGGTACAAGAAGATGCACGGAACGGGGGAGGGAAGCTCTGGGGCTGCAAGCtcagaagggggaggggggtctAAAAAAGCGGTGCAAGACGAGAAGGAGAGAGGagtggaaggaaaagagggagtaaGGAAAGGGGGAATGCAAGAGGTGGCGggggagagggcagagaaggGGAAAACTAGAacgggaggggaaagggaaaaagaggaggggcagagggagaggggaagaaaggagcaCGAAGAAGGAGGGGccaagggggagaggaggagggccGGGGCGCCCACCCCTGCCCCGCGCTCACGAGTTAGGAAGCCCGTGAAGCTCCAGCTGGGCCGCACTTGGGTAACCTGGGCGGCGGCATCTTTCTCCGGGTCTCCCGCTCCGAGGCCTCCCACCACCAGCGGCTCGGGCCCCTGTAAGCTGCCCCGCAGGCCTCGCTCCGAGCCCAGGGCCTGGCCGAAGCCGCGGAACCCGAAGCCGAACCACCCGGGCCGGGGCAGACCTTCCATCCCGGGCGCGCGCGCTGCGGACAGCGCCCCCTGCTGTCGCGGAGCAGCGCGCGGCCCAGTCTCCCAGGGGGCGGGGCTGAGCTTGGGGTTTGTTCATTGGCTGGGAACGAACGGCCCCCTGAACCTTGCAGGCCGGGGCTGTAGAACCTTGCAGGCCGGGGCTGTAGAACCTTGCAGGCCGGGGCTGTAGAACCTTGCAGGCCGGGGCTGTAGAACCTTGCAGGCCGGGGCTGTAGAACCTTGCAGGCCGGGGCTGTAGAACCTTGCCCTGCATAGATGGTGCTTTTCCTTCCAGGACAGTGATGGATTTGAAAAGCGTAAAACTGAATCACGCTTGTAGATTTCCTGCGGTTTTTAATATCTTCCAGAAACTAGCGGTTTGTCTTTGAGCGAGGGCGTTGCCCCCGCTCTAAGTGGGAATAATGGAGGGATGTCCCCTTGCCAGAAGGCAGGACTTCGGATACTTATAATTATAAAGTAATGGTCACCGCGTTGTGACagttatctgtaaaaatgaaagcgCCAGCATCGTGGCGTTGTAAGGCTTACAAAGTGCCTCCTAATCAGGACAAATCCAGCCACCCAGATTGCCTACTCGGGACGCTCCGAATGATgcacagaaagcatttattagcgGGCCATCCTGGCCCGGGCCGCAAGGACAGCAACGATGCCCACAGCAGGACAGAGAGCCACTCCCCCGAACTTGTTCCCAGCTTTCATACatctcagacaaagaacccccaaatcccaccctctcTATGTTGTGACTGTTCCCATGAGCCTCTATTCCCCTATCGGGCCAGCCAGGGATGCAGCAGACAAGGGGGTGGGCAGCTTCTTCCGCCCCTTAGGCTTTTCTAagcccttctttggacaatggaatgtagttcaggccttatctaaaatcacccCTGACTCCAAAGAGGCGGAATCTGGGGCCTTAAGGCTTCAATCAATTTAGCTAAcaagtctctgatcaatatgtgcttaatctgtaaattcttcGCCTTTCCacacataaatattatctcactggatcctcacaactctgggatcTAGGTGCTGTTATTATAAATGATAAGTATCTTACATAAGttgttgaaaatgaaaagctgttTATTTCCTTATGATGTGAGAAATAGAAGAACGCAGAGTTCAAATCATGGTAGTGAAATTCTTTGTTCCCTACTCTTTCTCTGCCCACAATGGGTATCATACCTTTACCTGTGGATGCTTTACATAAAGGAATAtcaattttgatcactgaaacctaGCAAGAGTTTACGTCTAGCTCGctttcttaaggatcatgccttaaacccagatttcttttttttaaatttttttttattatttatttatttattttattttattttattttttaaacccagattttcctggctTTCATTGATTGACCAACTAAATAGTGCCATCCTCTCCCACCCCCCAGTCTCACTCAGTCTTTGGGTCTTAATGACACAAAATGAGTATTAATAGCAATTGTTTATGCTTTGGTTAGAAACCCTGAGGGTTTTCCCTtctcagactgattttttttttttttttgactaggttaaaatggccattctttttttttttttttttttttaatttaatagccttttatttacaggatatatacatgggtaactttacagcgttaacaattgccaaacctcttgttccaatttttcactctctacccccaccctccctagatggcaggatgaccagtagatgttaaatacattaaaatataaattagatacacaataagtatacatgaccaaaacattattttgctgtataaaaagaatcagactctgaaatattgtacaattagcttgtgaaggaaataaaaaatgcaggtgggcataaatatagggattgaattcaatgcaatggtttttagtcatctcccaaacttctttctctgggcataactggtttagttcattactgctccattggaaatgatttggttgatttcgttgctgaggatggccaggtccatcagaactggccatcatatagtaatgttgttgaagtatataatgatctcctggtcctgctcatttcactcagcatcagttcgtgtaagtctctccaggcctttctgaaatcatcctgttggtcatttcttacagaacagtaacattccataatattcatataccacaatttatttagccattctccaactgatggacatccattcagtttccaatttctagccactacaaaaagggctgccacaaacattcgtgcacatacaggtccctttcccttctttataatctctttgggatataagcccagtagtaacactgctggatcaaagggtatgaaagtGGCCATTCTTTATCTCAATTCTTACCTACCCTTAATCGCTGAATGAATGGGAGGTTTCAAACTGAGACCTgctaaagaccttagcttaaaaagaccaaagtctcccgagatccagggccatctctagtcatcctgatctgtatctttcCACTGGATCCAGAGGGCTCCAGAGGAGTGaggctctgcctcatttaaatccaattcgcTTGCATGATAAGGCATCAACCTCCAGACATTGTCATCCTCTTCTAGAAGGAAaggcaaacaacaaacaacaatctgAATTCCTTGATATGTTTATTGCCAATCCACTGGTACCTCCCTTGGGAAGATGAAACATGTATGAAGAAcatttgtcctttaaaaaaaaaagcattggaaCGGACCACTATAAGCATCGAGATGTGGTAGTTGACCTTTAGTCTTAATATTGTAGGATATTATCAAAATAGGACTTAAGCCtggaaaaaaaaccttagaaataTAAGACCCCTTATTttcagcattagttttgtttgtacaaaaacttttcagtttggtataatcgaaattttctattttgtgatcagtaatgatctctagttctgctttggtcataaagaccttccccttccacaggtctgagaggtaaactatcctatgttcctctaatttattaataatttcattctttatgcctaggtcatgaacccattttgaccttatcttggtgtacggcgttaagtatggatcaatgcctagtttctgccatattagtttccaattttcccagcaatttttatcaaacagtaagttaaGACCCCTTAttttcaaaggaggaaactaaATTTATAGCAATCTATGAATAAAGCATTTAACTCAGACATTAGATGTTTTACTCTTCCCCTAGTTAccccatctgaaaaataagggCGTCTATTGtcacttatatatgtatatggtagAGAAAAAATAcggatgtatatgtatatatagatagatagataagtaaatagaaaGTATTAATGCTTTTGAAATTTGAAAGCAAGTACCCTTTTTACTTTATCAAAAGAATTAACAACCAAGGCTTACagactaaacaaaataaaatcttttaatcaAAAGTTATCTAGTATTCCATTCACAAATAGCATTGTAGTAAATATGCTCAGACTCAAATACTTTACAGCCTCCTCAGTAAACTAATCATCAAAATAGTCGCCACCATTCacactggaaaaacaaacaattatAATATGCAATTGCATGAGCAACTAAGGAAAGTCCATTGagttaggtttttgtttttaaaaaaattttttttaattaggaggtgagggagaaggatttatctttcctcccaatatcttcccttccctcccccctcccccatgatttttttttaagtgtacatagttcaacaaaacaaattcccacattggccatatcTATATCTCAGTCTGGGTTTTTAAATCTATTTGATCCATTTAAATCCATTCTGGATTTTAAAGTCTCTGGCAGGAGATGGGTAGTGTGATTCACTTCAGTCTGTTGGTTAGTCATGGCATTAATTGAAATCTTTTGCTGTTATTTGTCTCTATAAGATTACCATTGtgtaaattattctatttctgcTCAATTCAGTCTGCATTAGTTCTTTGAgaccttccccctttcctctatatctatttaataatttcttactgcacaataaTAGGTTATTATTGTATGTTTATACCACACCTTGTTTCAGCCACTCCTAATAAGTGTACacccccttagtttccagtttgaaattatattaaaaagagctgttgtggaaactgaatggatgtccatcagttggagaatggcttaataaattgtggtatatgaatattatggaatattactgttctgtaagaaatgaccaacaggatgatttcagaaaggcctggagagacttacacgaacttatgctgagtgaaatgagcaggaccaggagatcattatatacttcaacaacaactatatgatgaccagttctgatggaccaggccatcctcagcaacgagatcaaccaaatcatttccaatggagcagtaatgaactgaaccagctatgcccagaaaaagaactctgggagatgactaaaaaccattacattgaattcccaatccctatatttatgcccacctgcatttttgatttccttcacaagctaattgtacaatatttcagagtctgattctttttgtacagcaaaataacgttttggtcatgtatacttattgtgtatctaatttatattttaatatatttaacatctactggtcatcctgccatctaggggagggggtgggggggggtaagaggtgaaaaattggaacaagaggtttggcaattgttaacgctgtaaagttacccatgcatatatcctgtaaataaaaggctattaaataaaaaataaaaaaaaggagaaaataaaataaaaaaataaaaagagctgttgtgaatatttttgtacttaagGGTCATTATCCACAAAGACTAGACCAATTTTCGACTTCACCAAAAATGTAATCCACTGAGTTATTCTTAAACAAGTGTcacatatgtataataaataggAATCAGaactaaaaaggaaagagaagattggTCTGGAAAAACTGAGCAATACTTTTGGTGATCTAGAGCTATAAAACgaaacaatgttttgttttgttttaacattcTTTCTCTCAATGGCGCTGTCTGGCTGTGAATTCTGAAACACTATGATCTAAGAATAAAAGTGTCATATGTCCcaaagaataatagaaagaaacatagtccagaagctggaaactgagtggatgttcatcaattggagaatggctgaataaattgtggtatatgaatattatggaatattattgttctgtaagaaatgaccagcaggatgattttagaaagacatggagagacttacatgaactgatgctgagtgaaatgagcaggaccaggagatcattatatacttcaacaataatactatatgatgatcaattctgatggacgtggccctcttacCAAATTAGTTTCAATAGAacagaactgaaccagctacacccagggaaagaattctgggagatgactataaaccactagatggaattcccaatccctctatttttgtccacctgtattttttatttccttcacaggctaattgtacactatttcaaagtctgattctttttgttcagcaaaataactatggacatgtatacatatattgtatttaacttatactttaacatatttaatacgtattggtcaacctgccatctgggggaggggaggaaaggagaggaaaagttggagcaaaaggatttgcaattgtcaatgctgaaaaatcacccatgcatatatcttataaatagaaagctataataaaaacataaataaaaaagaaaaatagtggcAATAGGACATAGATTATGATGAATGGCACTCAAGTGGCATAAATGACATAATCGAGGACATGGATTACAGAAAAGGAGTTGAGTTTGTCATATAGCaaaactgtgaatatgaataggaTGCAATTACTCATAAAATGCCAGTGGATagaaaaatggattagaaatcagaatccaacaatatgttgtgtAAAAGAGACACCCTGGAAATGGAAAAACACAtgcagagttaaaataaaggactggctcagaatctattttgcttcaacCCAAGAAAAAGGGGCAGTAgcagcaatcatgatctcagacaaagcaaaagcaaaaatagatctaattaaaagaaataagaagagaaactACAATTTTGCTAAAAGACTTCATAGACAATATGAAAAAGTTTTTAGGtcaatttctctgataaagacttcatatctcaaatatatgaggaactgaatcaaatttataaaaataaaattcaaatgaacaaagtggaaaatgacttttttcataaatttcccttttataaaaaagactgattaaaaatatttttgtcacataggttcttttccttttccaaacaaaGATAGTTTGATCTATCTGGATTATACACTATATAGGG harbors:
- the RCCD1 gene encoding RCC1 domain-containing protein 1 isoform X2; its protein translation is MEGLPRPGWFGFGFRGFGQALGSERGLRGSLQGPEPLVVGGLGAGDPEKDAAAQVTQVRPSWSFTGFLTRDGRLVLSGSVNGQLPGCRDLLASEQHLLVLRTETEGSPAEMQAWAAAPELRGTPLWTRQILQRGDPPNPALLPLAPEPGWYVRPMQPFSQPLCPDLKARQLVLGAEHALLLGGMGQVYTWGTGRLGQLGHGALEAELVPRPVEALLGLAMAQVAAGGWHSLCVSEAGDLYIWGWNESGQLALPSRTIAEREKTVAGGDGELYTWGWGKYGQLGHKNTASLDQPQRVDYFTDNLLHVEAVICGPWNTYVYAVKGKD
- the RCCD1 gene encoding RCC1 domain-containing protein 1 isoform X1 yields the protein MEGLPRPGWFGFGFRGFGQALGSERGLRGSLQGPEPLVVGGLGAGDPEKDAAAQVTQVRPSWSFTGFLTRDGRLVLSGSVNGQLPGCRDLLASEQHLLVLRTETEGSPAEMQAWAAAPELRGTPLWTRQILQRGDPPNPALLPLAPEPGWYVRPMQPFSQPLCPDLKARQLVLGAEHALLLGGMGQVYTWGTGRLGQLGHGALEAELVPRPVEALLGLAMAQVAAGGWHSLCVSEAGDLYIWGWNESGQLALPSRTIAEREKTVAGASGLSSCSPEAKKPATDGDGDLAQFIAIQPFPALLDLPSGSEVIKASCGSRHTAVVTRDGELYTWGWGKYGQLGHKNTASLDQPQRVDYFTDNLLHVEAVICGPWNTYVYAVKGKD